The Desulfobaccales bacterium genome segment CCGGCAGGCGGGGCTCTCCTGGGCGGCAGATGTGGTGGCGGTGGGGGCGCTTATCGGCATCACCAGCGTCTTTTACATGCTGCTTTTGGCCCAGCCCCGGATTCTCTTTGCCATGGCCCGGGACGGCTTTCTGCCGGGGTGGCTGGCGACAATACACCCCCGGCATCGCACCCCCCATCGCCTCACCCTGCTCTGCGGCGCGGTGGTGGCCCTGGCGGCCTCCCTCACCCCCATTGAACGCCTGGCCTATCTCTGCAACATCGGCACCCTCTTTGCCTTTTTCCTGGTCTGCCTGGCCACCTTGTATCTGCGCCTCACCCGGCCGGACCTGCCCCGGCCCTTCCGCTGCCCTGCCGGTATCCCGGTGGCCGCCACCGGGGCGGTGGTCTGCCTGGGCCTCATGCTCTCCATGCCCGCCTCCTCCTGGGGGCGGCTGGGGCTCTGGCTTATCCTGGGGCTCTGCCTCTATGCCGTCTATGGCCGCCGCCGGGCCCGGGCGATGCGTCCGTCCCGCTGATTCTCAGGTCAGGGCGCCGGGAAAGATTTTGACTGGAAAATGATTTCATGAGATAATCATTTTCCAAAAGGAACTTTTCATGCCCTCTCCGGATACCCGCCTCAAGCACCTGGTGGCGGTTCTCAAAGGGCGGCGCTGCCGCCTCACCCCCCAGCGGCTGGCCATTCTTGCTCAGGTGGCCAGAAGCGAGGGGCACCCCAGTATCGAGGAGATCTATGAACGCCTGAAGGGGGCTTTCCCCACCATGAGCATCGCCACGGTCTACAAAACCGTGACCCTGCTCAAGGAATTGGGGGAGGTGCTGGAGCTGAGCTTCCCGGAGGAGGGGGTCAAGCGCTATGACGGTGCCACACCTTACCCCCACCCACACATTATTTGTGTGCGCTGTCGCAAGATCCTGGACCCGGAGATCGGCAATCTCACGCCCCTGGTGGAGACCGCGGGGCGCCTCACCGGCTTTCGCATCCTCAGCCACCGCCTGGACCTCTACGGGCTCTGCCCGGACTGCCAGGCCCGGGAGCAGGAAGCGGGCTGAAAGACCCTCCGGGTCTCCCAGACGCGGAAGGTTTTGGCCTCCCCTGGCATTCGGATATACTGAGGGAGACACCTTTCATTCTGCCCCTAGCCGTGGGCAAACATCGATCTGAAGGAGGAGATTATGACCACCCGGAAAACCATCGTCTGCACCTGCGAGAACTGTGGCAACGAAGCCGAGATGACCATCAAGTGCGAGGAAGTGGTCATCGAAGAGCCCGCCGCCCCCACCCCGCCGCCGGCCGCGCCGGAGAAAAAGACCCTGGTGTGCACCCGCTGCGGCAATGAATCGGAGATGCTGGTGGACCTGTAAGTCAGCCGGGGCCGCACAAAACCTTGCGCCGCGGAAGCCGGAAGGTGATGGGACGGCCGGGCCTCATTCCCAGAGGGGCCTGGAGAATCAGGTTCGGCGCGGTAGGAAGAGACGATAAGATCTCAGGGGAAGGGGCAGCCCGGCCAAAGGCAGCCTGTGCCTGCCAATCTCAGACCTGGCGGAAGGGGAAACGCACTCCTCCGGGAGCGACTCACCCTCCTTCCGCCCGCTGGCGCTCCTCTTCCTCCTCCCGGCGCCGCTGGTCCACCTCGGCGATGGTGATCTGCCCCAGCTTGGCCCGGCCCTTCTCCAGACGGTGATGCACCACCAGGGTGGCGGTGAGGGTCAGGATGAGGGCGCACACCGCCAGCAAGCGGTCCCAGGAGATGGCCAGCACCCCGTCCAGGATGATCTCCCTGAGCAGGCTGACGATGGTCACTTCGATGATGGTTCCCAAAAGGATGCGCTGCTCTTCCAGATAGTGGATCATCAGGCGGAAAAGCTCGGTCATCACAAAGAGATACATGAGATGGCCGGCGATGTCCCGGAAGGATTTGGCCTCCAGGACCGCCTCCCCGGTGCGCACGATCTGGGTAATCATGATCCAGAACAGCAGCAGACAGATGACCACCACGATGAGGTTCTGGAGGTTCTGCAGGATGCCGGAGATGCCATAGGAGGTCTGGGAGCCGAAAAAGCGTTTCAGCTTGTTCAGCTTCATCATTCGGTCGTCAGGCGTGGCACCTTGCGGATTCATGGGATCTCCCGGGGCAGGGGTGGGGCGGAGGGCCGGCGGCCATATCCTTTCTGATTCTGCAACATAATCTCCTTATCTGCGGGTGCAAGGGGGAGGGAGGGGCCGGAGGATCGGCCTTTTCCCTACTTCAGCTCCTCCAGGGTAAAGACCGTGCGGACCGGCCGCACCAGCTCCTCCACCGTCTCCCGCCCCCCTTCCTGGCGATCCACCAGAATGATGACCCCCCGCACCACCAGCCCGAAGTCCCGGGCCGCGCTGATGGCCTGGCGGAGGGAACCGCCGGTGGTGATGACATCCTCCAGCACCGCCACCGGGTCGCCCGGGGCCACCGGCCCCACGATGAGGCCGCCGGCGCCGTAATCCTTGGAGAACTTGCGCACTGAAAAGGCGTCGATGGGCCGGCCCTTCTGGTAACTCACCAGGGCCAGGGCGTGGGCCAGGGGATCGGCCCCCATGGTGAGCCCGCCCGCCGCCCGGATGTCCAGGTCCTGAACCATCTCAAAGAGGATCTCCCCGATGAGGGCCAGACCCCGGGCGCTGTGGCTCACCGGCCGGCAGTCCACATAATAAGGGCTCACCCGCCCGGAGGCCAGCCGGAAGGGCTTCTCCGGCGAATAACGGAAGGACTTTTCCTTGAGCAGGGCCAGGAGCTGGCGGCGGGCGTCGTTCATCGGTCCCTCCCGGCTCTCAGCGGGCCAAGCCCAGATACTCCCGCAAGGCATCCCGGGTGGAGCTGAAGGCAATCTCCTCCCAGGGAATCTCATGGGGCGCAAAAATCCGGGCCTCCGATTCCTCATCCCCAGGCGCCAGGGTGCCGGAGAGATATTCGGTTTCAAAGGCAAGGAGCACCGTGCGGGAGTGGCGGTAGGAATACACATTCTGCAGGCGCACCACCCGGACCTGCAGGCCCGCCTCCTCCTGGGTCTCCCGCACCACCGCCTCCTCCACCGTCTCCCCCAGGTCCACAAAGCCTCCGG includes the following:
- a CDS encoding Fur family transcriptional regulator; this translates as MPSPDTRLKHLVAVLKGRRCRLTPQRLAILAQVARSEGHPSIEEIYERLKGAFPTMSIATVYKTVTLLKELGEVLELSFPEEGVKRYDGATPYPHPHIICVRCRKILDPEIGNLTPLVETAGRLTGFRILSHRLDLYGLCPDCQAREQEAG
- a CDS encoding phosphate-starvation-inducible PsiE family protein — protein: MNPQGATPDDRMMKLNKLKRFFGSQTSYGISGILQNLQNLIVVVICLLLFWIMITQIVRTGEAVLEAKSFRDIAGHLMYLFVMTELFRLMIHYLEEQRILLGTIIEVTIVSLLREIILDGVLAISWDRLLAVCALILTLTATLVVHHRLEKGRAKLGQITIAEVDQRRREEEEERQRAEGG
- the pyrE gene encoding orotate phosphoribosyltransferase, producing the protein MNDARRQLLALLKEKSFRYSPEKPFRLASGRVSPYYVDCRPVSHSARGLALIGEILFEMVQDLDIRAAGGLTMGADPLAHALALVSYQKGRPIDAFSVRKFSKDYGAGGLIVGPVAPGDPVAVLEDVITTGGSLRQAISAARDFGLVVRGVIILVDRQEGGRETVEELVRPVRTVFTLEELK
- a CDS encoding NUDIX hydrolase, with translation MHPEDYRFCPVCGGVLARRLIKAGEPQRLVCTQCGFIFYIDPKLAVLAIVPYQGGLVMVRRAIEPGFGRWVLPGGFVDLGETVEEAVVRETQEEAGLQVRVVRLQNVYSYRHSRTVLLAFETEYLSGTLAPGDEESEARIFAPHEIPWEEIAFSSTRDALREYLGLAR